From a region of the Chitinophaga caseinilytica genome:
- a CDS encoding N-acetylmuramoyl-L-alanine amidase: MQEKPIRTIVVDAGHGGTDHGARGGYSSEKDVTLAVSLKLGKVLEEMFPDVKIVYTRKVDRFDDVNRKAAIANEAKGDLFISIHCNAAPDIKRVTGYKTQTYRDKKKRKRTRQVPIYQSYPNPAKGTETYIWATSKNNAKSESLRNNSVIVFDANSEETQQLMDTKDPETIIMLNTLRNAFFDQSLRLSNLVEDEFTNAGRISRGARQRNEKGILVLHATAMPSVLVELGFISNPEEENYLNSADGQNEMAHCIARAVKKYKEELERTHKAGGSARPAETPAPAQQHPEPLPPAKVNPAQEPPAASAGASAAAGTDFRVQLLTTEKVYTSRSSLFKNLKGGVDRETLRQKGKSINKYIWGNFRTEAEANAALYKARKNGFKDAFVLTYRNGERID, translated from the coding sequence GTGCAGGAAAAACCCATCCGCACCATCGTGGTGGACGCCGGCCACGGCGGTACCGACCATGGCGCCCGCGGGGGATATTCCAGTGAAAAGGACGTAACGCTCGCCGTTTCCCTCAAACTGGGCAAAGTACTCGAAGAAATGTTCCCGGACGTAAAGATCGTGTATACGCGGAAGGTGGACCGGTTCGACGATGTGAACCGCAAGGCCGCCATCGCCAACGAAGCCAAGGGCGACCTTTTTATTTCGATCCATTGCAATGCCGCGCCTGACATCAAGCGGGTAACAGGATACAAGACCCAGACTTACCGCGACAAAAAGAAGCGCAAGCGTACGCGCCAGGTGCCTATCTATCAATCGTACCCCAATCCTGCCAAGGGAACGGAAACGTATATCTGGGCCACGAGCAAGAATAATGCGAAGTCGGAATCGCTCCGCAACAACTCCGTGATCGTGTTCGACGCCAATTCGGAGGAAACGCAGCAGTTGATGGATACCAAGGACCCGGAGACCATTATCATGCTCAATACCCTCCGCAACGCGTTTTTCGACCAGAGCCTCCGGCTGTCGAACCTCGTGGAAGATGAGTTCACCAACGCCGGGCGGATTTCCCGCGGGGCGCGCCAGCGGAACGAAAAGGGGATCCTGGTACTGCATGCCACCGCCATGCCCAGCGTGCTGGTGGAACTGGGCTTTATCAGCAACCCCGAAGAAGAGAACTACCTGAATTCCGCCGACGGCCAGAATGAAATGGCCCACTGCATCGCCAGGGCGGTAAAGAAATACAAGGAAGAACTGGAAAGGACGCATAAAGCCGGTGGCTCCGCCCGCCCGGCAGAAACACCCGCGCCCGCCCAACAGCATCCCGAACCGCTCCCGCCTGCAAAGGTGAACCCGGCCCAGGAGCCCCCCGCAGCATCTGCAGGGGCCTCCGCCGCTGCGGGCACCGATTTCCGGGTGCAGCTGCTCACCACCGAAAAAGTTTATACCTCCCGGTCCAGCCTCTTCAAAAACCTGAAAGGCGGCGTAGACCGCGAAACGCTCCGCCAGAAAGGGAAATCCATCAATAAATACATCTGGGGCAACTTCCGCACCGAAGCGGAAGCCAATGCCGCCCTCTACAAAGCCCGCAAAAACGGGTTCAAAGACGCCTTCGTGCTCACGTACAGGAACGGCGAACGAATCGACTGA
- a CDS encoding MlaD family protein yields MLKVNNETKVGILTVIAIVLLVLGFNILKGRSLFSTKKTIYAVYTQVNGLQPSNAVMVNGLGIGTVQSLEVMDKRAGRILVTLQISKNIEIPRNSVARISADLLGTRKVEIDFGNTDEFLKNKDTIYAAVDGSITDALKEQLSPLVKKLESTLGAVDTLLLTVNSVFDTATKQNIRQAVAGLNGTLANLNNATRNINGMLADGGKIAGTFDNFNAVSANLKNNNDKISNILTNFDKASGAFANGQIDSTLHNLQSTIGRLNEVAGKISSTDGSLGLLMNDRKVYNNLQHSLGSLNKLLEDLRYNPWRYVHLSVFGRKNKVVTIPSDTATVQ; encoded by the coding sequence ATGCTGAAAGTTAATAATGAAACGAAAGTAGGTATTCTGACCGTGATCGCCATCGTGCTGCTAGTGCTGGGGTTCAACATCCTGAAAGGCAGAAGCCTCTTCTCCACTAAAAAAACCATCTACGCCGTATATACGCAGGTGAATGGCCTGCAACCCTCCAATGCCGTTATGGTCAACGGCCTGGGGATCGGCACCGTCCAAAGCCTCGAAGTGATGGACAAACGCGCCGGCCGTATCCTGGTTACCCTGCAGATCAGTAAAAACATCGAAATCCCCAGGAATTCCGTGGCCCGCATCAGCGCAGACCTGCTCGGCACCCGGAAAGTAGAGATCGATTTCGGGAACACCGACGAATTCCTCAAAAACAAAGACACCATTTACGCAGCTGTAGACGGCTCCATCACCGATGCCCTCAAGGAACAGCTCAGCCCCCTCGTCAAGAAACTGGAAAGCACCCTCGGCGCCGTAGACACCCTGCTGCTCACCGTCAACTCCGTGTTCGACACCGCCACCAAACAAAACATCCGCCAGGCCGTAGCCGGCCTCAACGGCACCCTCGCCAACCTCAACAACGCTACCCGTAACATCAACGGCATGCTGGCAGACGGTGGCAAAATCGCCGGCACGTTCGATAACTTCAACGCCGTGTCCGCCAACCTGAAAAACAATAACGACAAGATATCCAACATACTCACCAACTTCGATAAAGCCTCCGGCGCCTTCGCCAACGGCCAGATCGATTCCACCCTCCACAACCTCCAGAGCACCATCGGCAGGCTGAACGAAGTGGCAGGCAAAATCAGCAGCACCGATGGTTCGCTGGGGCTGCTCATGAACGACCGGAAAGTCTATAACAACCTGCAGCATTCCCTCGGCAGCCTCAACAAACTGCTGGAAGACCTGCGGTACAACCCCTGGAGATACGTGCACCTGAGCGTTTTCGGAAGAAAGAACAAGGTAGTGACCATCCCCTCCGACACCGCAACCGTACAATGA
- a CDS encoding OstA-like protein — translation MITATMFKYSIYGLVLIGGIGAAGALSAGSNAMPARSRNPFQEDTTKVIRLHNAERMIIIQTDSAAEQRFVGKVEFQQGTSRLYCDSAMLDKNKNIVFAWGNVHINQADSVHTYSDALTYFGNDRKAILTGNAKLTDNKIVLTSPTLHYDLATKIGTYDKGGKLVNETTELTSREGIYYGSTKDVYFKKEVVVIDPEFTLGTDTLMYNTETKIATIMAPTTINDGKMTMYVTDGYYNTDRGYGQFGQRPVIEDSTNTFTANEIQTDKQTGISIATGNMIWRDTAQKIAVLANYGIINQQQKSVLATQKPVTLIEGKTDTLFVAGDTLFSGVLPRLVDSSIVLQDKKANGNDSLAAKQDTTEKRFIIAYHHVRIFSDSLQGVADSLYYSGADSIFRLYRDPVLWANSNQLIGDTIFLFTKNRKADRLLLDQNAMIINEVGPDMFNQIKGNTILGYFGEEKLDSMYVNGNSENVYYVQDDDSAFISVNKLQTANTRVYFEKGELERIVFVKQPEGTMYPLSKIPAEEKKLKGFRWEIGRRPKTKYELLGQ, via the coding sequence ATGATTACCGCAACAATGTTCAAATATTCCATATACGGCCTCGTTCTGATCGGCGGAATAGGCGCTGCCGGCGCCTTGTCTGCCGGAAGCAACGCAATGCCCGCCCGGTCCCGCAACCCTTTCCAGGAAGATACCACCAAGGTCATCCGCCTCCATAACGCGGAACGGATGATCATCATCCAGACAGATTCCGCCGCCGAACAACGATTCGTAGGGAAAGTGGAGTTCCAACAGGGCACCAGCCGGCTGTATTGCGACAGCGCCATGCTCGATAAGAACAAGAACATCGTTTTCGCCTGGGGAAATGTACACATCAACCAGGCAGACAGCGTCCACACCTATTCCGACGCGCTCACCTATTTCGGGAACGACCGCAAAGCCATCCTCACCGGCAACGCGAAACTGACCGACAACAAGATCGTGCTCACTTCCCCCACCCTTCATTACGACCTCGCCACCAAAATCGGGACGTACGACAAGGGCGGCAAACTCGTGAACGAAACCACCGAGCTCACCAGCCGCGAGGGTATCTATTACGGTAGCACGAAAGACGTGTATTTCAAGAAGGAAGTAGTGGTGATCGACCCGGAATTCACGCTGGGAACGGATACCCTCATGTATAATACCGAAACGAAGATCGCGACGATCATGGCGCCGACCACCATCAACGACGGCAAAATGACCATGTACGTGACCGACGGATATTATAATACCGACCGCGGGTACGGCCAGTTCGGCCAGCGCCCCGTGATCGAAGACAGCACCAACACCTTCACCGCCAACGAGATACAGACCGACAAACAAACCGGTATCTCCATCGCCACGGGCAACATGATCTGGCGCGACACCGCCCAGAAAATCGCCGTGCTGGCCAATTACGGCATCATCAACCAGCAACAGAAATCGGTACTGGCCACGCAAAAGCCCGTTACCCTCATCGAAGGCAAAACGGACACCCTGTTCGTAGCAGGCGATACCCTGTTTTCCGGCGTACTGCCGCGGTTGGTAGACAGCAGCATCGTATTGCAGGATAAAAAAGCGAATGGGAATGACAGCCTCGCGGCGAAGCAGGACACCACGGAAAAGCGATTCATCATCGCCTACCATCACGTCCGCATCTTCTCCGATTCGCTGCAAGGCGTGGCCGACAGCCTGTATTATTCCGGCGCGGACTCCATTTTCCGCCTCTACCGCGACCCCGTGTTGTGGGCCAACAGCAACCAGCTCATCGGCGATACCATCTTCCTGTTCACTAAAAACCGGAAGGCAGACCGCCTCCTGCTCGATCAGAACGCCATGATCATCAACGAAGTGGGGCCCGATATGTTCAACCAGATCAAAGGGAATACCATCCTGGGGTATTTCGGGGAAGAGAAACTGGATTCCATGTACGTGAACGGCAACTCGGAAAATGTATATTACGTGCAGGACGACGACAGCGCATTCATATCCGTGAATAAACTCCAGACCGCCAACACCCGCGTGTATTTCGAGAAAGGCGAACTGGAAAGGATCGTGTTCGTGAAACAACCGGAAGGGACGATGTACCCCCTTTCCAAAATCCCCGCGGAAGAGAAAAAACTCAAAGGATTCCGCTGGGAGATCGGCCGCAGGCCGAAAACCAAGTACGAACTGCTCGGGCAGTAA